A genomic window from Pungitius pungitius chromosome 12, fPunPun2.1, whole genome shotgun sequence includes:
- the LOC119220563 gene encoding uncharacterized protein LOC119220563 isoform X2: MYPEQDQPPPDVALKAKLDAAMATVRKLWREKSNALARVRRAKKNMKALLEELKAKNLINEELYDKLECYSEFVVRRTLKKLSCDVCRASLLMDAESASKDQSYHLLTLKNNGGLVIPSAGTVKVVRAAEWVVRQAVADSRRSQPIKLLEVLYMVRKRIGGEDVLLLGEHITDTRYGIDSP; this comes from the exons ATGTACCCCGAGCAGGATCAACCTCCACCTGATGTT GCTCTTAAGGCCAAACTTGATGCAGCCATGGCCACAGTGCGTAAACTGTGGCGGGAAAAGAGCAATGCCTTGGCAAGGGTAAGGAgggccaagaagaacatgaaggctcttctggaggagctgaaagcTAAGAACCTCATCAATGAAGAGCTGTATGACAAGCTGGAATGCTACtcag AATTTGTGGTGCGACGCACACTAAAAAAGCTTTCCTGTGATGTCTGCCGGGCAAGCCTGTTGATGGATGCTGAATCTGCCAGTAAGGACCAGAGCTACCATCTGCTGACGCTGAAAAACAATGGAGGTCTTGTCATCCCATCAGCAGGCACCGTGAAGGTCGTCAGGGCAGCAGAGTGGGTTGTTCGGCAGGCAGTAGCAGATTCCAGGAGATCGCAACCCATCAAACTGTTGGAGGTCCTCTACATGGTGAGAAAGAGGATAGGTGGAGAGGATGTGTTATTGCTCGGGGAGCACATCACTGACACGCGATATGGCATTGACAGTCCATAA
- the LOC119220563 gene encoding uncharacterized protein LOC119220563 isoform X1 produces MYPEQDQPPPDVALKAKLDAAMATVRKLWREKSNALARVRRAKKNMKALLEELKAKNLINEELYDKLECYSEFVVRRTLKKLSCDVCRASLLMDAESASKDQSYHLLTLKNNGGLVIPSAGTVKVVRAAEWVVRQAVADSRRSQPIKLLEVLYMNGNLRQIYIIHEFTHVFNNVNISNKLNCTISCLMYLINIDIITVCVCVWVYLVLYLSSLLNILFS; encoded by the exons ATGTACCCCGAGCAGGATCAACCTCCACCTGATGTT GCTCTTAAGGCCAAACTTGATGCAGCCATGGCCACAGTGCGTAAACTGTGGCGGGAAAAGAGCAATGCCTTGGCAAGGGTAAGGAgggccaagaagaacatgaaggctcttctggaggagctgaaagcTAAGAACCTCATCAATGAAGAGCTGTATGACAAGCTGGAATGCTACtcag AATTTGTGGTGCGACGCACACTAAAAAAGCTTTCCTGTGATGTCTGCCGGGCAAGCCTGTTGATGGATGCTGAATCTGCCAGTAAGGACCAGAGCTACCATCTGCTGACGCTGAAAAACAATGGAGGTCTTGTCATCCCATCAGCAGGCACCGTGAAGGTCGTCAGGGCAGCAGAGTGGGTTGTTCGGCAGGCAGTAGCAGATTCCAGGAGATCGCAACCCATCAAACTGTTGGAGGTCCTCTACATG aatgGCAACTTGAGACAGATTTATATTATACATGAatttacacatgtatttaaTAATGTTAATATTAGTAATAAACTTAATTGCACTATTTCATGTTTAATGTACCTTATAAATATTGAtatcattactgtgtgtgtgtgtgtatgggtatACCTAGTGCTTTACCTGTCTAGtctacttaatatactattttcTTAA